A single window of Streptomyces cathayae DNA harbors:
- a CDS encoding 5-formyltetrahydrofolate cyclo-ligase, which yields MAANSLDHAKQAVRTQVWDALTAADAVHDPSVHGRIPHFKGAEEAAARLAGLPAWQRAGVVKAVPDKAQLPVRARALKEGKTLYMAVPRLATPKPFYLLDPATLTVPPAEAAASRTAATIAPTVEVDALRPLDLIVLGSVAVHRDGARIGKGAGYSDIEFALLTEAGLVTPETLVVTTVHTLQVTDTPIPTTEHDVGVDLIVTPDETITCPNPHRPSGIDWSALTAEKIAAIPALTARQGT from the coding sequence GTGGCAGCCAACTCCCTGGACCACGCCAAGCAGGCGGTACGCACGCAGGTCTGGGACGCCCTGACCGCCGCGGACGCCGTCCACGACCCTTCCGTCCACGGCCGCATCCCCCACTTCAAGGGTGCCGAGGAAGCCGCTGCCCGACTCGCGGGGCTTCCGGCCTGGCAGCGTGCGGGGGTCGTCAAGGCAGTACCGGACAAGGCCCAGCTTCCGGTCCGGGCACGGGCCCTGAAGGAGGGCAAAACCCTCTACATGGCGGTACCGAGGTTAGCCACCCCCAAGCCCTTCTACCTCCTGGACCCGGCCACCCTCACCGTCCCACCCGCCGAGGCCGCAGCAAGCCGCACCGCCGCCACGATCGCCCCCACCGTCGAGGTCGACGCCCTCCGACCACTGGACCTGATCGTCCTCGGCAGCGTCGCCGTCCACCGCGACGGCGCCCGCATCGGCAAAGGCGCCGGCTACTCCGACATCGAGTTCGCCCTGCTCACCGAGGCCGGCCTGGTGACGCCGGAGACCCTCGTCGTCACCACCGTCCACACCCTCCAGGTGACCGACACCCCGATCCCCACCACCGAGCACGACGTCGGCGTCGACCTGATCGTGACCCCCGACGAAACCATCACCTGCCCGAACCCCCACCGCCCCTCAGGGATCGACTGGTCGGCCCTCACGGCAGAGAAGATCGCTGCAATCCCGGCGCTCACGGCTCGACAGGGCACCTGA
- a CDS encoding helix-turn-helix transcriptional regulator → MAHHRNGLAARRRTVGLTQEALAEHMQVDRSTITRWESGRTAPQPWMRPRLARLLRVDAEGLNDLLTARLPGRTQEQEALEYVMLHPGRIDLPAVAALRTRFYDCAARYDRVPSAGLIAEAAAQLNRIDQLAAGSARGRVQRELHALHADACTLMGQLVWDASQRRDHTTAKTYYEQSADLARHLRDTTLEAHALLRTCYVALYGAHDAQAGLALAEQAAETAERTSPALTGLALLHVAEAHAILRSASDCERALSSAERQLAHADGSDAAADLVSPTQFGRLAGSCYLSLGDHRRAETLLTSTAEKLRDRRKSRAIVLGNLTLARIRQHDVEAGVASLTEAITELETTRGGGGMNIVFGAARELRPWRQEPLVAEVHDRLLGLMTAA, encoded by the coding sequence ATGGCGCACCACCGCAACGGCCTCGCAGCACGCCGCCGGACCGTGGGCCTCACCCAGGAGGCTCTCGCCGAGCACATGCAGGTGGACCGCTCCACCATCACCCGCTGGGAATCAGGCCGCACCGCCCCACAACCCTGGATGCGCCCACGACTGGCCCGCCTTCTGCGCGTCGACGCCGAGGGCCTGAACGACCTGCTGACCGCACGGTTGCCAGGCCGCACGCAGGAACAAGAAGCTCTCGAATACGTGATGCTTCACCCGGGCCGCATCGACCTGCCGGCCGTCGCCGCACTTCGCACGCGCTTCTACGACTGCGCCGCTCGCTACGACCGTGTGCCTTCGGCCGGCCTCATCGCAGAAGCAGCAGCACAGCTCAACCGCATCGACCAGCTTGCCGCCGGCTCCGCCCGCGGACGCGTCCAGAGGGAACTCCACGCTCTGCACGCCGATGCGTGCACTCTCATGGGGCAGTTGGTCTGGGACGCCTCCCAGCGCCGCGACCACACCACCGCGAAGACGTACTACGAGCAGAGCGCCGACCTCGCCCGCCACCTACGGGACACCACGCTCGAAGCCCACGCCTTACTGCGCACCTGCTACGTCGCGCTGTACGGCGCACACGACGCACAGGCCGGGCTCGCGCTCGCGGAGCAAGCAGCCGAAACCGCCGAGCGCACGAGTCCCGCCCTGACCGGACTGGCACTCCTGCACGTCGCCGAGGCACACGCCATACTGCGGTCGGCCTCGGACTGCGAACGCGCTCTCTCCAGCGCAGAACGTCAACTCGCCCATGCGGACGGCAGCGACGCCGCCGCCGACCTGGTATCACCCACCCAGTTCGGCCGCCTCGCAGGCTCCTGCTACCTCTCCCTCGGAGACCACCGACGGGCCGAAACCCTGCTGACCAGCACTGCGGAGAAGCTACGGGACAGGCGAAAGTCACGCGCGATCGTGCTGGGGAACCTTACGCTCGCCCGTATCCGTCAACACGATGTCGAGGCGGGGGTGGCCAGCCTCACCGAAGCCATCACCGAGCTGGAGACCACACGCGGAGGCGGAGGCATGAACATCGTCTTCGGAGCCGCTCGCGAACTGCGCCCCTGGCGCCAGGAACCCCTCGTCGCAGAGGTCCACGACAGACTGCTCGGCCTGATGACGGCAGCGTAG
- a CDS encoding aldo/keto reductase, translating into MSQSVGAAVDAGVTWIDTAPNYASGTAEASLRLVLKACPQVRVSTKVGFVPDADRRAARNAGVPLYDRDQGHCLARPCIAWQLARSRACLGRVPDLVFVHNPEHGRTDRADLSRTLAEAFEELESMADAGRVGGYGVATWAGLSSGMFTIPELTALAETVGGPQHHFRAVQFPVSLIRLAVVADALAGCGALVEAREAGLDVFASAPLGGGELLGAMTEELVRFIAPAASAAQAALLVALSAPGVSRVLLSSSTPAHWADALGAAVCEPLSPDRLRKVIDVLGT; encoded by the coding sequence GTGTCGCAGTCGGTGGGTGCGGCCGTGGACGCCGGGGTGACATGGATCGACACGGCGCCGAACTACGCGTCCGGTACGGCCGAGGCATCTCTGCGGCTGGTCCTCAAGGCGTGTCCACAGGTACGTGTCTCGACCAAGGTCGGCTTCGTGCCCGACGCCGACCGGCGGGCCGCTCGGAACGCCGGGGTGCCGTTGTACGACCGCGATCAAGGCCACTGCCTGGCACGTCCCTGCATCGCCTGGCAGCTCGCCCGCAGTCGTGCCTGCCTCGGTCGCGTCCCGGACCTGGTCTTCGTCCACAATCCGGAGCACGGCCGGACGGACCGGGCCGATCTGTCGCGGACGCTGGCCGAGGCATTCGAGGAACTGGAGAGCATGGCGGACGCCGGCAGGGTCGGCGGCTACGGCGTCGCCACCTGGGCGGGCCTGTCGAGCGGCATGTTCACCATCCCGGAACTCACGGCACTTGCGGAAACCGTGGGCGGGCCACAGCATCACTTCCGAGCCGTGCAGTTCCCGGTTTCACTCATTCGACTCGCCGTGGTGGCGGACGCGCTCGCCGGGTGCGGAGCACTGGTGGAGGCACGGGAAGCGGGGCTCGACGTCTTCGCGTCGGCCCCGCTCGGAGGCGGTGAACTCCTCGGAGCGATGACGGAGGAACTGGTGCGCTTCATCGCCCCTGCCGCATCCGCAGCGCAGGCCGCGCTCCTGGTCGCCCTGTCGGCCCCCGGGGTGTCGCGTGTCCTGCTGTCGTCGAGCACACCGGCACACTGGGCCGATGCCCTGGGGGCTGCGGTCTGCGAGCCCTTGTCGCCCGATCGCCTGAGAAAGGTCATCGATGTCCTCGGAACCTGA
- a CDS encoding ATP-binding protein, which translates to MTFRTLAPKSSSLHVPSDTGAVSSARCRVVAIVRDWDLLLAEEAVETLELLAGEVIANAVVHTGEGCRVTVSWNGTCVRLEAEDAESGLLPQRAPADLDEESGRGLQLVDGLAQAWGSRPTTDGKVVWFEIGGCSTSPSRPSPAACVNDPSFEGAPRPVAVAEPGCGVLSGSRAHVTAT; encoded by the coding sequence ATGACGTTCCGAACACTCGCCCCGAAGTCCTCGTCCCTCCATGTCCCGTCCGACACCGGCGCTGTGTCTTCCGCTCGTTGCAGGGTTGTCGCGATCGTCCGTGACTGGGACTTGCTACTTGCGGAGGAGGCAGTCGAGACGCTGGAGCTGCTGGCCGGTGAGGTGATCGCGAACGCCGTGGTGCACACGGGGGAGGGCTGCCGGGTCACGGTGAGCTGGAACGGGACTTGTGTGCGCCTGGAAGCCGAGGATGCGGAAAGCGGCCTTCTCCCGCAGCGGGCGCCGGCCGACCTGGACGAGGAGAGTGGGCGCGGACTGCAGTTGGTCGACGGTCTTGCCCAGGCGTGGGGCTCCCGGCCGACCACGGACGGAAAAGTGGTCTGGTTCGAGATCGGCGGCTGCTCAACCTCGCCTTCCCGTCCGTCTCCCGCCGCATGTGTAAACGATCCCTCGTTCGAGGGCGCACCGCGGCCGGTGGCGGTTGCCGAACCGGGATGCGGCGTGCTCAGCGGCTCCCGCGCGCATGTCACCGCCACCTGA
- a CDS encoding VOC family protein: MLRLTDFIIDCPDTMKLAAFYSEVTGRPIKEGSSEDWAGIQFGEIELAFIRVDDYRAPQWPDSEHPKQFHLDFEVDEIEPEQRRVLDLGATLRQDFIGPNGYGWQVYTDPIGHPFCLCRNKGVIWTDQGPIWPKRD, encoded by the coding sequence ATGCTGCGACTCACCGATTTCATTATCGACTGCCCGGACACGATGAAGCTGGCGGCTTTCTACTCCGAGGTGACGGGCCGCCCGATCAAGGAAGGCAGCTCCGAGGACTGGGCTGGCATCCAGTTCGGCGAGATCGAGCTGGCATTCATCCGGGTGGACGACTACCGCGCTCCGCAGTGGCCCGACAGCGAGCACCCCAAGCAGTTCCACCTCGACTTCGAAGTGGACGAGATCGAGCCCGAGCAGCGCCGCGTCCTCGACCTCGGCGCGACGCTAAGGCAGGACTTCATCGGCCCCAACGGCTACGGCTGGCAGGTCTACACCGACCCGATCGGCCACCCCTTCTGCCTGTGCCGCAACAAAGGCGTCATCTGGACCGACCAGGGCCCGATCTGGCCCAAGCGCGACTAA
- a CDS encoding (Fe-S)-binding protein codes for MQLAAIIVSLALAVVGAALLARATGQFVRYFKLGQPVPAGTRTDNPYQRSVTLVREFLGHTRMNRWGVVGIAHWFVAVGFLTLPPTLAQAFGQLFRADWTLPVLGGFLPFEMYIEFIGVMTVLGILVLMAIRLLSLPGRPGRKSRFTGSKMGQAYFVEYVILTIGLAIYVLRGLEGALHHVDGYEAAYFASYPLVLAFKNLDVGTLQNLVYLTAMIKIGTSFVWMIVVSLNTNMGVAWHRFLAFPNIWFKREATGGTALGALQPMTSGGKPIDFTDPGDDDVFGVSQVEQFSWKGLLDFSTCTECGRCQSQCPAWNTGKPLSPKLLMMSLRDHAHAKAPYLLAGGGKTMEGEEKASAEQLKDVPAAALAEAERPLIGTLEENGVIDPDVLWSCTTCGACVEQCPVDIEHIDHIVDMRRYQVMIESSFPSEAGTMLKNLEKKGNPWGLAKKQRLQWLKELDFEVPVVGKDIEDLTEVEYLYWVGCAGALEDRAKKTTKAFAELLHIAGVTFAIMGGDEKCTGDSARRLGNEPLFQELGMENVSALNTAFGEETDDEGNVTEESRKPRSAKKIVATCPHCLNTLGNEYPQLGGDYEVIHHTQLLQHLIDEGKLIPVTPVEGLVTYHDPCYLGRHNKIYTPPREIIANVPGLRNEEMHRHKERGFCCGAGGARMWMEERIGKRVNDERVDEALALNPDIISTACPFCLVMLTDSVNGKKNDGKAKESVQVVDVAQLLLESVKTPLDPTDESETENAPEPEPVK; via the coding sequence ATGCAACTCGCCGCGATCATCGTGTCGCTGGCCCTGGCCGTGGTCGGCGCTGCCCTGCTCGCACGCGCGACCGGCCAGTTCGTCCGGTACTTCAAGCTGGGCCAGCCGGTCCCGGCCGGCACCCGGACCGACAACCCCTACCAGCGCAGCGTGACCCTGGTGCGGGAGTTCCTCGGCCACACGCGCATGAACCGGTGGGGCGTCGTCGGCATCGCCCACTGGTTCGTGGCCGTCGGATTCCTGACGCTGCCGCCGACCCTCGCCCAGGCGTTCGGCCAGCTCTTCCGGGCCGACTGGACGCTGCCGGTGCTCGGCGGCTTCCTGCCGTTCGAGATGTACATCGAGTTCATCGGCGTGATGACGGTCCTGGGCATCCTCGTGCTCATGGCGATCCGGCTGCTCAGCCTGCCCGGCCGCCCCGGCCGCAAGTCCCGGTTCACCGGCTCGAAGATGGGCCAGGCCTACTTCGTCGAGTACGTCATCCTCACCATCGGCCTCGCCATCTACGTGCTGCGCGGCCTGGAGGGCGCCCTGCACCACGTGGACGGCTACGAGGCGGCGTACTTCGCCTCGTACCCGCTGGTGCTCGCCTTCAAGAACCTCGACGTCGGCACCCTGCAGAACCTGGTCTACCTGACCGCCATGATCAAGATCGGGACCTCGTTCGTCTGGATGATCGTGGTCTCGCTCAACACGAACATGGGTGTGGCCTGGCACCGCTTCCTGGCCTTCCCCAACATCTGGTTCAAGCGCGAGGCCACCGGCGGCACCGCGCTGGGCGCCCTGCAGCCGATGACCTCGGGCGGCAAGCCGATCGACTTCACCGACCCCGGTGACGACGACGTCTTCGGCGTCTCCCAGGTCGAGCAGTTCTCCTGGAAGGGCCTGCTGGACTTCTCCACCTGCACCGAGTGCGGCCGCTGCCAGTCACAGTGCCCCGCCTGGAACACCGGCAAGCCGCTCTCCCCCAAGCTGCTGATGATGTCGCTGCGCGACCACGCGCACGCCAAGGCCCCCTACCTGCTGGCCGGCGGCGGCAAGACGATGGAGGGCGAGGAGAAGGCGTCCGCCGAGCAGCTCAAGGACGTGCCCGCGGCGGCCCTCGCGGAGGCCGAGCGCCCGCTGATCGGCACCCTCGAGGAGAACGGCGTCATCGACCCCGACGTCCTGTGGTCCTGCACCACCTGCGGCGCCTGCGTCGAGCAGTGCCCCGTCGACATCGAGCACATCGACCACATCGTCGACATGCGCCGCTACCAGGTCATGATCGAGTCCAGCTTCCCCTCCGAGGCGGGCACGATGCTCAAGAACCTGGAGAAGAAGGGCAACCCCTGGGGCCTGGCCAAGAAGCAGCGCCTTCAGTGGCTCAAGGAGCTCGACTTCGAGGTCCCGGTCGTCGGCAAGGACATCGAGGACCTCACGGAGGTCGAGTACCTGTACTGGGTCGGCTGCGCCGGCGCCCTCGAGGACCGCGCCAAGAAGACCACCAAGGCGTTCGCCGAACTCCTGCACATCGCGGGCGTCACGTTCGCGATCATGGGCGGCGACGAGAAGTGCACCGGCGACTCCGCCCGCCGCCTGGGCAACGAGCCCCTGTTCCAGGAGCTCGGCATGGAGAACGTCTCCGCGCTGAACACGGCCTTCGGCGAGGAGACGGACGACGAGGGCAACGTCACCGAGGAGTCGAGGAAGCCCAGGTCGGCGAAGAAGATCGTCGCCACCTGCCCGCACTGCCTCAACACCCTCGGCAACGAGTACCCGCAGCTCGGCGGCGACTACGAGGTCATCCACCACACCCAGCTGCTCCAGCACCTGATCGACGAGGGCAAGCTGATCCCGGTGACCCCGGTCGAGGGCCTCGTCACCTACCACGACCCGTGCTACCTGGGCCGGCACAACAAGATCTACACGCCGCCGCGCGAGATCATCGCCAACGTCCCGGGCCTCAGGAACGAGGAGATGCACCGCCACAAGGAGCGCGGCTTCTGCTGCGGCGCCGGCGGCGCGCGGATGTGGATGGAGGAGCGGATCGGCAAGCGCGTCAACGACGAGCGCGTCGACGAGGCCCTCGCCCTGAACCCCGACATCATCTCCACTGCCTGCCCGTTCTGCCTGGTCATGCTGACCGACTCGGTCAACGGCAAGAAGAACGACGGCAAGGCCAAGGAGTCCGTCCAGGTCGTCGACGTCGCCCAGCTGCTGCTGGAGTCGGTCAAGACGCCCCTCGACCCGACGGACGAGTCGGAGACGGAGAACGCCCCGGAGCCGGAACCGGTGAAGTAG
- the dcd gene encoding dCTP deaminase, with the protein MLLSDRDIRAEIDSGRVRIDPYDESMVQPSSVDVRLDRFFRVFENHRYPHIDPSVEQAELTRLVEPEGDEPFILHPGEFVLASTYEIISLPDDLASRLEGKSSLGRLGLVTHSTAGFIDPGFSGHVTLELSNLATLPIKLWPGMKIGQLCLFRLSSPAEAPYGSERYGSRYQGQRGPTASRAFLNFHRTQV; encoded by the coding sequence GTGCTTCTCTCAGACAGGGACATCCGGGCCGAGATCGATTCCGGGCGGGTACGGATCGATCCCTACGACGAATCCATGGTGCAGCCGTCCAGTGTCGACGTGCGCCTCGACCGCTTCTTCCGGGTGTTCGAGAACCACCGGTACCCGCATATCGACCCGTCCGTCGAGCAGGCGGAGCTGACCCGGCTCGTGGAGCCGGAGGGGGACGAACCGTTCATCCTGCATCCGGGCGAGTTCGTGCTGGCCAGTACGTACGAGATCATCTCGCTGCCCGACGATCTCGCGTCGCGGCTGGAGGGGAAGAGTTCGCTGGGGCGGCTCGGGCTGGTCACGCACTCGACCGCCGGGTTCATCGACCCTGGGTTCTCCGGGCACGTGACCCTGGAGCTGTCGAACCTCGCGACGCTGCCGATCAAGCTGTGGCCCGGGATGAAGATCGGCCAGCTGTGCCTGTTCCGGCTCAGCTCGCCGGCCGAGGCCCCGTACGGCAGTGAGCGGTACGGCTCCCGGTACCAGGGGCAGCGCGGGCCCACGGCCTCGCGGGCCTTCCTCAACTTCCACCGCACCCAGGTGTAG
- a CDS encoding cupin domain-containing protein yields the protein MTTDVSAVVARLGEDFLAQVYGRTYRHFPGEPGRFAGLLGWDDLNALLTHHRLEPPRLRLSAGGEALPQHAYSVPVTTRRSTVWHRLKPAELHRHLAEGATLVLDAIDELHPAVGHLAQELERHLRTGIQVNAYASWTPEEGFGVHWDDHDVLVLQLDGAKRWRIHGPTRRAPLHRDTDVPEPPPNEPLVELVLQAGDMLYLPRGWWHAVAASEGVHSLHLTCGMQTTTGADLLQWLSENLCRETTVRSDLPRFGTEEEKAYFVRSLGDLVMKEFEDGTLLDRFLGMRDATDRARLVPSLPYVEGVPPDPALVVHLVTARARLHSDGEGHPVLTAGGEEWAFSPQAAPVLSLLLDGGHHRLDTLARAAGLRVGQVAHLVSELVDGEVAAVGRAG from the coding sequence ATGACCACCGACGTATCCGCGGTGGTCGCGCGCCTGGGCGAGGACTTCCTCGCCCAGGTGTACGGCCGCACCTACCGCCACTTCCCCGGTGAGCCGGGCCGCTTCGCCGGCCTGCTCGGCTGGGACGACCTGAACGCCCTGCTCACCCACCACCGGCTCGAACCGCCCCGCCTGCGCCTCTCGGCGGGCGGCGAGGCGTTGCCTCAACACGCCTACTCGGTGCCGGTCACCACTCGTCGCAGCACCGTGTGGCACCGGCTCAAGCCCGCCGAACTGCACCGCCACCTTGCCGAGGGCGCCACTCTCGTCCTGGACGCGATCGACGAGTTGCACCCGGCCGTCGGCCACCTCGCCCAGGAACTGGAACGACATCTGCGTACCGGCATCCAGGTCAATGCTTACGCCTCCTGGACCCCCGAGGAAGGCTTCGGAGTCCACTGGGACGACCACGATGTGCTCGTCCTCCAGCTCGACGGCGCCAAACGATGGCGCATCCACGGCCCCACGAGGCGAGCTCCGCTCCACCGTGACACGGACGTCCCCGAACCGCCGCCGAACGAGCCGCTCGTCGAACTGGTCTTGCAAGCAGGAGACATGCTGTACCTGCCGCGCGGTTGGTGGCACGCGGTCGCCGCTTCCGAAGGCGTCCACTCCCTCCACCTCACCTGCGGCATGCAGACGACTACCGGCGCCGACCTTCTCCAGTGGCTCTCCGAGAACCTGTGCCGTGAAACGACCGTGCGCAGCGACCTGCCACGCTTCGGGACCGAGGAAGAGAAGGCGTACTTCGTACGGTCCCTCGGCGACCTCGTCATGAAGGAGTTCGAGGACGGGACGCTGCTCGACCGCTTCCTCGGCATGCGGGACGCCACCGACCGGGCCCGCCTGGTGCCCTCACTGCCGTACGTCGAGGGCGTACCGCCCGACCCCGCTCTCGTCGTACACCTGGTAACCGCTCGCGCCCGGCTGCACAGCGACGGGGAGGGCCACCCGGTGCTGACGGCAGGGGGAGAGGAATGGGCCTTCTCCCCGCAGGCCGCACCTGTGCTGTCCCTCCTTCTGGACGGAGGCCACCACCGCCTGGACACACTCGCCCGAGCGGCCGGACTTCGCGTCGGGCAGGTGGCGCACCTCGTGAGCGAGCTGGTGGACGGCGAGGTCGCGGCCGTGGGACGGGCCGGATGA
- a CDS encoding phosphotransferase, with translation MDKASGKLWTGPEDAERLVPRQVPRPRLRLVRQWKEGGNAYKAELYDHVAGETVSPTPALVTAVPSLTTAWWNDLRTALACLPMVRTDRTAVRQAYLDRAMPKYLAFLGGPVPTTPPAWSTAHGDLHWANLAGPELGILDWEGWGTAPAGYDAALLHAYSLTMPETAERVRRELSTVLDSEGGRFAELVVITELLQSAERGDNVELVPTLRQRVEEIWHRMTADGTTGR, from the coding sequence GTGGACAAGGCGAGCGGCAAGTTGTGGACAGGGCCGGAGGACGCCGAACGGCTGGTGCCCCGACAGGTGCCACGCCCTCGTCTGCGTCTCGTACGACAGTGGAAGGAGGGAGGAAACGCGTACAAGGCAGAGCTGTACGACCACGTCGCTGGCGAAACCGTGTCGCCCACCCCCGCACTCGTCACCGCAGTGCCCTCCCTGACGACCGCCTGGTGGAACGATCTGCGCACGGCCCTGGCCTGTCTCCCGATGGTCCGCACCGACCGTACGGCCGTACGCCAGGCATACCTGGACCGCGCCATGCCGAAGTACCTCGCCTTCCTCGGCGGGCCCGTCCCCACGACGCCTCCCGCATGGTCCACCGCACACGGTGACCTGCACTGGGCCAACCTCGCCGGTCCCGAACTCGGCATCCTGGACTGGGAAGGCTGGGGCACCGCCCCGGCCGGCTACGACGCAGCCCTCCTGCACGCCTACAGCCTCACGATGCCGGAGACCGCCGAGCGCGTCCGCCGGGAACTTTCCACCGTTCTCGACAGTGAGGGCGGACGCTTCGCGGAGCTGGTGGTCATCACCGAACTCCTGCAGAGTGCCGAACGCGGAGACAACGTGGAACTGGTCCCCACTCTGCGGCAACGGGTGGAAGAGATCTGGCACCGGATGACGGCCGACGGGACGACCGGTCGCTGA
- a CDS encoding Yip1 family protein, producing MSHLGRKGGPETPGPAHHTPGAGTFDDVAGFRIGRGRDNNGAPHAQPQQPPYGQQTPPGPSYGSPQAPQPYPPQQPPYGRGGHSGGGNGGGWPQVNRGPGGPGGYGGHHRPGGGHGEPEYFGDGGAYPPGPHAPHSPHAPHDPYAANNPGHTQAFSVSGDPYLQGGGTHHGGAPEPVPGPVGPPLPWKALLKGIVTAPDQTFLRMRDYTMWGPALTVTFLYGLLAIFGFDGAREEAIDATITTAIPVVLMTGVAMMISFLILGVVTHSLARQLGGNGAWQPTVGLSMLIVALTDAPRLFLAMFASGDATFVQIVGWITWVAGGALLTMMVSRSHDLPWPKALGASAIQLLALLSLVKLGTL from the coding sequence ATGTCACATCTCGGCCGCAAAGGGGGCCCCGAAACCCCGGGCCCGGCCCACCACACCCCCGGAGCAGGTACGTTCGACGACGTGGCTGGATTCAGGATCGGACGCGGCCGGGACAACAACGGCGCTCCTCACGCGCAACCGCAACAACCCCCGTACGGACAGCAGACGCCGCCGGGGCCGTCGTACGGCTCCCCGCAGGCGCCTCAGCCGTACCCGCCCCAGCAGCCGCCCTACGGCAGAGGCGGCCACAGCGGCGGCGGCAACGGCGGCGGCTGGCCACAGGTGAACCGCGGTCCGGGCGGTCCGGGCGGCTACGGCGGCCATCACCGCCCCGGCGGCGGCCACGGCGAGCCCGAGTACTTCGGCGACGGCGGCGCGTACCCTCCCGGCCCGCACGCCCCGCACTCCCCCCACGCCCCGCACGACCCGTACGCGGCCAACAACCCGGGCCACACCCAGGCCTTCTCGGTCAGCGGGGACCCCTACCTGCAGGGCGGCGGGACGCACCACGGCGGTGCCCCCGAGCCCGTGCCCGGCCCGGTCGGCCCGCCCCTGCCCTGGAAGGCCCTGCTCAAGGGCATCGTCACCGCCCCCGACCAGACCTTCCTGAGGATGCGCGACTACACGATGTGGGGCCCCGCCCTCACCGTGACCTTCCTCTACGGCCTGCTGGCGATCTTCGGCTTCGACGGCGCCCGCGAAGAGGCGATCGACGCCACCATCACCACCGCCATACCCGTCGTGCTGATGACCGGTGTGGCCATGATGATCAGCTTCCTCATCCTGGGCGTGGTCACCCACTCCCTGGCCCGCCAGCTCGGCGGCAACGGCGCCTGGCAGCCCACCGTCGGGCTGTCCATGCTGATCGTGGCCCTCACGGACGCCCCCCGCCTGTTCCTCGCGATGTTCGCGAGCGGCGACGCCACCTTCGTCCAGATCGTCGGCTGGATCACCTGGGTCGCGGGCGGCGCGCTCCTCACCATGATGGTCAGCCGCTCCCACGACCTTCCCTGGCCGAAGGCCCTGGGCGCGTCCGCGATCCAGCTCCTGGCCCTGCTCTCCCTGGTGAAGCTGGGCACGCTGTAA